A genomic window from Sparus aurata chromosome 4, fSpaAur1.1, whole genome shotgun sequence includes:
- the LOC115579939 gene encoding myoblast determination protein 1 homolog, whose amino-acid sequence MSLSGPMDLSDLPFPLSSADDLYDDPCFSTSDMNFFDDLDARLMHAGLLKPEDHLHHHHHHHVPIAEEEDEHVRAPGGLHQAGHCLLWACKACKRKTTHADRRKAATMRERRRLSKVNDAFETLKRCTASSPNQRLPKVDILRNAISYIESLQALLRTGRDESFYPPLEHYSGDSDASSPRSNCSDGMMDFISPCSSTSENSDGSFSNQTAYESRRSKRSLVSSLDCLSSIVERISTDPAVAPPGDSVVPQGPGSPQNSPTGSSPAGSSHPAEPNSIYEPL is encoded by the exons ATGTCGCTCTCAGGGCCGATGGATCTGTCCGACcttcccttccctctctcctctgctgatgACCTCTATGATGACCCCTGCTTCAGCACCAGCGACATGAACTTCTTTGATGACCTGGATGCCCGGCTGATGCACGCCGGTCTGCTAAAGCCAGAGGaccatcttcatcaccatcatcatcaccacgtCCCTAtcgcagaggaggaggacgagcaTGTGAGGGCTCCCGGGGGCCTCCACCAGGCGGGGCACTGCCTGCTTTGGGCCTGCAAGGCCTGCAAAAGGAAAACTACCCACGCAGACCGGAGGAAAGCGGCAACGATGCGGGAAAGGCGGCGGCTCAGTAAAGTCAACGACGCCTTTGAGACCCTGAAGCGCTGCACGGCGTCTAGTCCAAACCAGCGGCTGCCTAAAGTGGACATCCTGCGCAACGCCATCAGCTACATTGAGTCCCTGCAGGCGCTGCTGCGGACGGGCCGGGACGAAAGCTTCTACCCACCGCTGGAACACTACAGCGGGGATTCAGACGCCTCCAGCCCCCGCTCCAACTGCTCTGATGGCATG ATGGATTTCATCTCTCCGTGTTCGAGCACAAGTGAAAACAGTGACGGCTCCTTCAGCAACCAGACAGCATACG AGTCCAGGAGAAGCAAACGGTCTCTCGTTTCCAGTCTCGACTGTTTGTCCAGCATCGTAGAGCGGATCAGCACAGATCCAGCTGTGGCCCCCCCGGGCGACAGTGTGGTCCCCCAGGGCCCCGGATCGCCTCAGAACAGCCCTACTGGCTCTAGCCCTGCTGGTTCCAGTCACCCTGCTGAACCCAACAGCATCTACGAGCCACTCTGA
- the LOC115580720 gene encoding troponin T, fast skeletal muscle isoforms-like isoform X7 yields the protein MSDTEEVDQLEDEEEAYEEEVDEGDQDEEKPKFKPSAPKIPDGEKVDFDDIQKKRQNKDLYELQSLIDAHFECRKKEEEELIALKERIEKRRAERAEQQRIRAEKDKERQARREAERQKREDADAHRKAEDEAKKKIALSNMGSGYSGILQRAERRRGKRQTEREKKKTIMADRCKPLNIDNLSEDKLREKAKELLEWLNSLEAIKYDHNEKLKRQRYEVISLRNRIDELQKHSKKGAASRRRK from the exons AGGCCTATGAAGAGGAAG TGGACGAGGGAGATCAAGATG aagagaagcCAAAGTTCAA ACCCAGTGCTCCCAAGATCCCCGACGGCGAGAAAGTGGACTTTGAC GACATCCAGAAGAAACGTCAAAACAAAGACCTTTATGAGCTGCAGTCGCTGATCGACGCTCACTTTGAGTgcaggaagaaggaggaggaggagctcatCGCTCTCAAAGAAAGAATT GAGAAGCGCCGTGCTGAGCGAGCTGAGCAGCAGAGGATTCGCGCTGAAAAGGATAAAGAGCGGCAGGCCAGGCGGGAG GCTGAGAGGCAGAAGAGGGAGGACGCTGACGCCCACAGGAAGGCTGAGGATGAGGCCAAGAAGAAGATAGCGCTAAGCAACATGGGATCAGGATACAGTGGCATCCTGCAGAGg GCTGAACGGAGGAGAGGCAAGAGGCAGAccgagagagaaaagaagaagacgatCATGGCGGACAGATGCAAGCCCCTGAACATCGACAATCTGAGCGAGGACAAGCTGAG GGAAAAGGCAAAGGAGCTCCTGGAGTGGCTGAACAGCCTGGAGGCAATCAAATACGACCACAACGAGAAGCTCAAGAGACAGAGATATGAG GTGATCTCTCTCAGAAACCGCATCGATGAGCTGCAGAAACA TAGCAAGAAGGGAGCCGCCTCGCGCCGCAGGAAGTGA
- the LOC115580720 gene encoding troponin T, fast skeletal muscle isoforms-like isoform X8, whose translation MSDTEEVDQLEDEEEAYEEEEEKPKFKPSAPKIPDGEKVDFDDIQKKRQNKDLYELQSLIDAHFECRKKEEEELIALKERIEKRRAERAEQQRIRAEKDKERQARREAERQKREDADAHRKAEDEAKKKIALSNMGSGYSGILQRAERRRGKRQTEREKKKTIMADRCKPLNIDNLSEDKLREKAKELLEWLNSLEAIKYDHNEKLKRQRYEVISLRNRIDELQKHSKKGAASRRRK comes from the exons AGGCCTATGAAGAGGAAG aagagaagcCAAAGTTCAA ACCCAGTGCTCCCAAGATCCCCGACGGCGAGAAAGTGGACTTTGAC GACATCCAGAAGAAACGTCAAAACAAAGACCTTTATGAGCTGCAGTCGCTGATCGACGCTCACTTTGAGTgcaggaagaaggaggaggaggagctcatCGCTCTCAAAGAAAGAATT GAGAAGCGCCGTGCTGAGCGAGCTGAGCAGCAGAGGATTCGCGCTGAAAAGGATAAAGAGCGGCAGGCCAGGCGGGAG GCTGAGAGGCAGAAGAGGGAGGACGCTGACGCCCACAGGAAGGCTGAGGATGAGGCCAAGAAGAAGATAGCGCTAAGCAACATGGGATCAGGATACAGTGGCATCCTGCAGAGg GCTGAACGGAGGAGAGGCAAGAGGCAGAccgagagagaaaagaagaagacgatCATGGCGGACAGATGCAAGCCCCTGAACATCGACAATCTGAGCGAGGACAAGCTGAG GGAAAAGGCAAAGGAGCTCCTGGAGTGGCTGAACAGCCTGGAGGCAATCAAATACGACCACAACGAGAAGCTCAAGAGACAGAGATATGAG GTGATCTCTCTCAGAAACCGCATCGATGAGCTGCAGAAACA TAGCAAGAAGGGAGCCGCCTCGCGCCGCAGGAAGTGA